Sequence from the Nocardiopsis sp. YSL2 genome:
CAGCGTCAGGTCCCACATCCAGATGGTGATAAGGAAGCCGACGGCCAGGAGCCCCGACCAGAGGACGGCTCCCGCCCAGACCAGGGCGTAGGGGGCCAGGTGGAGATCGATGGGGCTGAGCGGCCACAGGAGCCAGGGTGTGACCAGGAGGCCGAGCGTGACCAGGACGGCGCGCCTGCGCGACCCGACGAACACACCGATGCACCACCAGGTGCCCAGAGTGAGCGTCATGGTCACCGGGTTCTGGAGCAGCCCGGCGCAGAGCGCGGTCAGCGCCAGCGACCCCCAGTAGGCCCAGGGGGAGACCTCACGGGCCCCGCCGTCGACCCCGATCCGCTGGCGGATCAGGACGAAGAGGGTCACGGCGAACGGGAGCGCCACGACCGCCCCAGCGATCGAGCGCCAGAGCGAAAGCCCCTCGCCCGCCGCGGCCACGACGTCCATGGCCGGCCAGTACAACGTCATCAGGGGCATCATGCTCATCGTCACGATGATGAGCCGCCGCGTGATGCGGAGCTTGCGGCCGTTCTTCCCGGAGGGATCGGCGCTCGCCACCGCCTCGTCCTGGTTCACGCCAACTCCGTTCGTCGGTTCACGGTGGGCCCGGCCGGGCCGGGGACGGCCGCGGGCGGATCCGCCGCGCGGAACCGCCCGACGAGCGTAGTCGAGGTCACCCGGCCCGGGCCGCACGGCCGGGCGCGCGGTCACGGCTGGCGCGGGTCCCACCGGAAGAACCTCCGCACCGCGAGCGCCAGGACCGCGATCCAGGCGAGCATGATCCCGACCGACGGCAGCGCCGCGGCCCACAGGCCCCAGTAGCCCTTCGGCTCGGCGCCCGCGGTGCCGCCGAACACGTCGTAGCCGGTGTAGGCGGCCTGCACGAGCTCGCCCGGGGGCACCGACGGGATGAGGCTGAAGAGCTGCCGCGCGCTCTCGGGCAGGGCCTCCAGCGGAATGATGCCGCCGCCCGCGAAGACGAGGATCATCATCGGCACCATGACCGCGAGTTGCGCGCTCTCGGCGTTGCGCGCCAGCGGGGTCACGAGCAGGCCCATGAGCGAGAACGCGACACTTCCCAGGAGGATGGCGACGAGCAGCATCAGCGGGTCGCGCGGCAGCGTCCCGTCCGGCATGGCCGCGATGAACCCGCCGATGATGAGCGCGATCACCAGGGAGAAGACCGCCACCACCCCGATGACGCCGCCGAAGATGACCGGCTGGCTCACGCCGCTGACGCGGAACCGCTTGAGCGCGAGGGACTCCCGTCGGGCGGTGAACACGTTCGAGGCGTGGCCCATGCCCAGGATCAGGCTGATGGAGCCGAGGGAGCTGAGCATCGCCATCTCGCCCATGCCGAAGCCGGCGATGACCTCGTCGTTGGGCAGTTGCAGGGCCATGAAGCTGAAGAACAGGGGCAGGGCCAGGAACATCCAGGCCGTCTTGTACCGCACGAAGAGGGTGAACTCCATGCGGGTCAGGCGCACGAGCTGCTTCAGGGTGCCGGGCGCGCGGCGCCGTGGGCGCGTCCCCGGGGCGGCCGTGGCGGACCCGGCGGGCGCGGGGGAGGTCGTGGACGCGGCGGACGTGGTGGGCGGTGGCGTCGTGCTCATGGTGGTCTCTTCTCGAAGCTCGGCTGGGGTGTCGTCGCTCGACGGGGGCGGGGCGTGGTGCCGTGGGCGGTTCCGGGCGCGGTCCCGCCTCAGCCGACGAGGTCGGCGGCGCCGTCGGCGACCCGGAGGAAGACGTCCTCCAGCGAGGCACCGCGCACCTGGAGTCTGCGCAGCACGGCGCGGTGCTCGGCGGCCCAGGCCATGAGCGCGGCGACGGCGTGGTGCGCGCGCTCGGCCATGTCGCCGTCGGTCACGGTGTAGGTCGCCCAGAGTTCCTGGTCGTGGGTCTCCACCACCGCCTCGGCGCCCAGGACGCTGGGCAGGTCGCCCGTGCTGACCTCGTCCGGAACCACGAAGCTCACCCGGTCCCCCCATCCGGCGAGGACGTCCTGGAGCGCGCCCTCCACGCGGACCTCGCCGCGGTGCATGATCGCGAGCCGGTCCGCGAGCCGCTCGGCCTCCTCCAGGTAGTGCGTGGTGAGCAGGACGGCCGTCCCGTCCCGTTTGAGCCCCTGGATGATCCGCCAGGTCTCGATGCGGCCCTCGGCGTCCATCCCGGTGGTGGGCTCGTCGAGGTAGAGGACCTCGGGCCGGGTGAGCAGGGCCAGCGCCAGGTCCAGGCGGCGCTTCTGGCCGCCGGACAGCTGCCGGACCGCGACGCGGGACCTGTCGGCGAGACCGACCAGCTCCAGGACCTCGGGAACGGGTCGCGGGTCGGCGGCCAGGTCGTGGGCCAGCGACACGGTCTCGTGGACGCTCAGGTCCTCCAGCAGGCCGCTGCCCTGCAGGACGGCGTTGGTGCGCTCGCGGACACCCGGGGGCTGGCCGAAGGGGTCCTGCCCGAAGACGCGCACGGTGCCCGAGCTGGGGCGCCGGAAGCCCTCCAGGGTCTCGATCGTGGTGGTCTTGCCGGCGCCGTTCGTACCGAGGAGGGCGAAGAGCTCACCGGGGCGGATCTCGAAGGAGACGCCCTTGACCGCCTCGAAGGAGCCATAGCGCTGGTGCAGGTCGCGCACCACGACCGCCGCGTCGGCGGCGGTGTCGCGAGGGTCGCGGGGGGTGTCCTGGACCTGGTCTCTGTTCTCCGTCGTCGTCATGTCCCCCAGCTTCCCGGAGCCGGGTCCGGGCCGACAGACACCGCTGTCACCGGCCTTGCCAGCGCGTGTCCCGGGCAGGGCGCTGACAAATGTCATGTCGGCCGTGACCGGGCTGCGCCGGTCCGAACAACTGGTCGACGAGGCCCGGGGCGGCGGC
This genomic interval carries:
- a CDS encoding ABC transporter permease, whose protein sequence is MEFTLFVRYKTAWMFLALPLFFSFMALQLPNDEVIAGFGMGEMAMLSSLGSISLILGMGHASNVFTARRESLALKRFRVSGVSQPVIFGGVIGVVAVFSLVIALIIGGFIAAMPDGTLPRDPLMLLVAILLGSVAFSLMGLLVTPLARNAESAQLAVMVPMMILVFAGGGIIPLEALPESARQLFSLIPSVPPGELVQAAYTGYDVFGGTAGAEPKGYWGLWAAALPSVGIMLAWIAVLALAVRRFFRWDPRQP
- a CDS encoding ABC transporter ATP-binding protein, with product MTTTENRDQVQDTPRDPRDTAADAAVVVRDLHQRYGSFEAVKGVSFEIRPGELFALLGTNGAGKTTTIETLEGFRRPSSGTVRVFGQDPFGQPPGVRERTNAVLQGSGLLEDLSVHETVSLAHDLAADPRPVPEVLELVGLADRSRVAVRQLSGGQKRRLDLALALLTRPEVLYLDEPTTGMDAEGRIETWRIIQGLKRDGTAVLLTTHYLEEAERLADRLAIMHRGEVRVEGALQDVLAGWGDRVSFVVPDEVSTGDLPSVLGAEAVVETHDQELWATYTVTDGDMAERAHHAVAALMAWAAEHRAVLRRLQVRGASLEDVFLRVADGAADLVG